DNA sequence from the Amycolatopsis sp. Hca4 genome:
GTCACCTCGACGGAAACCAGGCACTCCTCCGTGATCCCGAACTGGTGGTGGACGACCGCGGGGAGACCGCCGATCGACGTTTCGGTCCACGGCTCCAGAGCGCGGCTCTTCTTCAGCGGGGACGTCGAGAGCTCGGTGAGGGTTCTCGGGCCTTGGATCGGCTTCGTCGCCACCCACAGGGCGCCGGGCGGACTCGACCAGGCGCACCCGAACCCGGGGAGCTGGTCGACCCCGCTCGCGCGGATCCCGTTCGGCGGGTCGGCCACCACGGCCGCGGCCTGCTCCTTGGTGAGCAGGCTGCACGGGTCGGAGTCGAACTTCGCGAGGTCGACGGGTGCGTCGACCTGGTCGAGCGGCAGCCGGGCGCCGGTCTGGGCCGGTGACGGCGGCCGGGAGAGAAGCCGTTGCGGTTTCGACGGTCCGCAGCCGGCCAGCAAGCTTGCCGCCAGCAGCGTCGCGCACACGATCACCGGTGTCCTCATGCCGGCGCCGCCGAGGGGTCGATCCGCCACTGTCGCCGGTCGTCGATCCCGGAGTGGCCGGGCATCGGTGGCATGTCCGGGAAATCGGTGTTGCCCTGCACCAGTGCGAGGGCTTGCCGCTGGAAGCCGCTCAAGGTCTTCAACGACTCGGCGAACAGATCGCTGACCGACTTGACCGGATCGAACACCGCGTCCGCGACCGTGTCGACCACGTCCTTGGAGGTGAAGACGTTCCTGACCGGTCACGGTCGCGGTCACGAGCTGGTCACCCGAGCGCGCGCTGTGCCGTGTCGCCGCCAGCCGCGCGTCGAGTTCGCCCTGCCTGCCGCTGCACCTGCCGCAGGTCGCGGTGCGGCGCGGTCATGACGGCGCCACCAAGTCCATCACAGTTCCCCTCCTCCAGGTCCTGTCGAAATGACAGAACGTGCCCGGCGAGCACCATACGGCGACCACGCACCGGTGCAAGGGAAAACCGGCAAGGAGCGGCACAGGTCACGGCGGCCGCCTTTCCCGGCCCGGGTGGGCCGGGCCTCGTTTCCCGGTGCGGATACGCTGCCGCGGCCCGGGCACGCGAACCGATGGGGGACAAGCAATGGACAGCACTTCCGGCGTGGGCAGAGTCCGCGTTCACGAACCCATTCCGAATGTGCCGTCCGGGGCCGAACCGTTGTTTGCCGGGTTTGTCCAGAAATTGACCGCGCTGACCATTGTCCGCATGGGACTCACCGGTGCGCTCGTCCTGCTGGGGGTGCTGCTTTCGGTCATCGACGGGTGGGGGAGCGCGCTGCCCTACGTCTACTTCGGCACCTTCGGGGCCTGCTGGCGATCTGGACCTACGTCCTGAGCCTCTACCTGAGCGTCCGAGGCCTCTTCGGGGAGCCGTACCACCGGCTCGACGTCGCTCCCGACGGGTTGCGCACGAAGGGATCGCGGGTGTCGGTTCGGCTGCCGGACGGGCGGTGGCTGCGGACCCGGCTCACCGGCGGACCGCGCGTCCAGCTGGCCGGCGAGCGACGGCTGTGGGTGCTCGGCACGGGCCGCCGCGTGTTCGTCCGCCCGCCGGGGGCGATGTGGCTGCGGTCCGGGCGGATCGAGGACGCCCCCGTTTCCGGTTCGGTGCCCGCCGCGTTCGTCGCCCGCCACCCGGCGCCGCCGTCGCGTGATCCGGTGCTCACCGCGCACCGGGCGTTCCAGGCTCGGCGGGCCGCCGTCACCGGGGTGACGTTCGCGGTCCTGGGTGCGGCGGGGATCGCGGTCGTGTCGTCGGTGGAGGCCGGCTCCGCGGGCCTCGCCGACGCGGCCGGGCTGGGCGGCATCGCCGGGGGCGGCGCCGTCTTCCTCATGCTGGGGCTGCTGACGATCGTCGGCAGCCTGCGGATCCGCCGCCCGATCACCGAGGACACCTGGTCGGAGCTGCGGGTCGCGCTCGACACGCCGTTCGTGCCACGCGCCCGCACCGCGGTCCGGTTGACGGGCTGGGCGTCCTACCCGGACGGACGGCAGACGCGGT
Encoded proteins:
- a CDS encoding DUF3558 domain-containing protein — protein: MRTPVIVCATLLAASLLAGCGPSKPQRLLSRPPSPAQTGARLPLDQVDAPVDLAKFDSDPCSLLTKEQAAAVVADPPNGIRASGVDQLPGFGCAWSSPPGALWVATKPIQGPRTLTELSTSPLKKSRALEPWTETSIGGLPAVVHHQFGITEECLVSVEVTAKQMLTFEIDGKDLPGSYWDTDRCGGVAKMAEFVLGNLR